Proteins from a single region of bacterium:
- a CDS encoding SufD family Fe-S cluster assembly protein, giving the protein MSDKKIKIYPKPEQVRFRVDKFDRETKEHSYQKDLSKVSVADRKNLIETGVDVSEKGRSGTFIQADHSVIHAKSLQKGLEVMNISDALKKYDWLKKYWWNAVSKDGDEYTALSEKDSRNGYFIRALRGVKVLHPIQSCLFLKKENLLQNVHNLIIAEEGSELNIITGCTTASYVKKGAHVGISEFYIKKNATVKFTMIHNWAEEVVVRSRSKAVVEEGGAFLSNYICLKPVKSLQMYPTATLIGEGATARFNSILYAHLHSHIDVGSRVILSKPNTKAEIISRAVTNGGTIIARGHLKGEAPFVKAHLECRGLILSSGGAIHAIPELEGKNKDLDMSHEAAVGKIAKEEIEYLMARGLSSQEAQAVIVRGFMDTAILGLPPELQKGIDDLVKSCQEETM; this is encoded by the coding sequence ATGTCTGATAAAAAAATAAAAATTTACCCCAAACCAGAACAAGTTCGATTTAGGGTTGATAAATTTGACAGAGAAACAAAAGAACATTCTTATCAAAAAGACCTTTCTAAGGTTTCTGTTGCAGACAGAAAGAATCTTATTGAAACAGGGGTAGATGTTTCCGAAAAAGGTCGTTCAGGGACATTTATACAGGCAGACCATAGCGTTATTCATGCCAAGAGCTTACAAAAGGGTTTAGAGGTAATGAATATAAGCGATGCTTTAAAGAAATACGATTGGCTAAAGAAATATTGGTGGAATGCTGTTTCTAAAGATGGAGATGAATATACAGCTCTATCGGAAAAAGATTCGCGTAACGGCTATTTTATAAGAGCGTTAAGGGGTGTTAAAGTGTTGCATCCCATTCAATCCTGTCTTTTTTTGAAGAAAGAAAATCTACTACAGAATGTCCATAATCTTATTATTGCCGAAGAGGGTTCAGAGTTGAACATAATAACCGGATGCACGACGGCTTCTTATGTAAAAAAAGGCGCGCATGTAGGTATATCAGAATTCTATATAAAGAAAAATGCGACAGTAAAATTTACAATGATTCATAATTGGGCTGAAGAGGTTGTCGTTCGCTCTCGTTCAAAAGCAGTTGTGGAGGAAGGTGGTGCGTTTTTATCTAATTATATTTGCCTTAAACCAGTTAAATCTCTTCAGATGTATCCTACGGCAACTTTAATAGGCGAAGGCGCAACGGCGCGGTTTAATTCAATCCTGTATGCTCACCTCCACTCTCATATAGATGTCGGTTCTCGTGTGATTTTAAGTAAGCCCAATACAAAAGCGGAGATAATATCGCGCGCGGTAACGAACGGGGGAACGATTATCGCAAGAGGACATTTGAAGGGCGAAGCCCCTTTTGTAAAAGCGCATTTGGAATGCAGGGGACTTATTCTTTCTTCCGGAGGAGCTATACATGCCATTCCCGAACTTGAGGGGAAAAATAAAGATTTAGATATGTCTCATGAAGCGGCTGTAGGTAAAATTGCAAAAGAAGAAATTGAATATCTTATGGCAAGGGGCTTAAGCTCGCAAGAAGCACAAGCTGTTATAGTAAGAGGTTTTATGGATACTGCTATTTTAGGTCTTCCGCCCGAACTTCAGAAAGGCATTGATGATTTGGTCAAGTCTTGCCAAGAAGAAACGATGTAG
- a CDS encoding ATP-binding cassette domain-containing protein produces the protein MLSIENLHVEIFGNKILTGVNFSIEKGQTSVMFGENGSGKTSLIMAIMGFPQYKITKGKIIFKGKVINKLSIDQRARLGISILLQRPPTVRGVKMRQMLELISRIAKKKIDVGKMADKLNMKDFLDRDLNLGFSGGEMKRSELLQLTAQSPDLLLLDEPESGVDLGNIVLIGEVISKLLGKDKSALIITHTGHILNYVNANRGCVLSNKKIQCVGDPHDILSRIRKYGYQKCVRCHRKKPEVIGKD, from the coding sequence ATGCTATCAATAGAAAACTTACACGTTGAAATTTTCGGCAATAAAATTCTCACCGGAGTGAATTTTAGTATAGAAAAAGGACAAACCTCTGTGATGTTCGGAGAAAACGGTTCCGGAAAAACATCACTTATTATGGCTATAATGGGTTTTCCGCAGTATAAAATAACCAAAGGTAAAATAATCTTCAAAGGCAAAGTCATAAATAAACTATCCATAGACCAGCGCGCGCGACTTGGAATTAGTATTTTACTTCAAAGACCGCCCACTGTAAGGGGTGTAAAGATGAGGCAGATGCTTGAACTTATCAGTCGTATTGCCAAAAAGAAAATAGATGTGGGAAAAATGGCTGATAAATTAAACATGAAGGATTTTTTGGATAGAGACCTGAATTTAGGGTTCTCAGGCGGTGAGATGAAGCGTTCGGAGCTTTTACAGCTTACAGCTCAATCGCCTGACCTTTTGCTCTTAGATGAGCCGGAATCAGGCGTAGATTTGGGAAATATCGTCTTGATAGGCGAAGTTATAAGTAAATTATTGGGAAAAGATAAATCTGCTCTGATTATTACTCACACGGGACATATCCTTAATTATGTAAATGCTAATAGAGGATGTGTTTTATCTAACAAGAAAATTCAATGCGTAGGTGACCCACATGATATTTTAAGCAGGATTCGCAAGTATGGTTATCAAAAATGCGTAAGATGTCACAGGAAAAAACCCGAAGTTATTGGGAAAGATTGA
- a CDS encoding DEAD/DEAH box helicase: MSPNSQQKNTGFSGLGIMPGFLKTLEKLNYKEPTPIQRQAMPVAIEGKDVVAIAQTGTGKTIAFGIPMIQRLSQTKGRGLVVVPTRELAIQVDEALHQVGADMGLRTAVIIGGTAIRPQIQALHRNPHVIIATPGRFNDHLQQRTLRLENVLIVVLDEADRMLDMGFEPQIRTIFNALPRERQTMLFSATIPHAIMNMATKYMKVPIRIEVAPTGTTVEQVTQEIFIISKNLKSRLVENLLKQYPGQTLIFTRTKHGASKLTKVLCSIGHKAAEIHSNRSLFQRRAALQGFKSGKYRILVATDVASRGIDVIGIKLVINYDLPDNSEDYVHRIGRTARAGADGHAISFVTSDQRRDVQRIERLIRKSLPISPLPADLPPSSAHKFSSDKQRGSSSRSRNRSYSGGSRSGRSSSRSSYSGNSRSNSSRSGSSHSSSSHAGGSRPGRFSHKRKRSSSPTSGRSGNNRPRR; encoded by the coding sequence ATGAGTCCAAACAGTCAACAAAAAAATACAGGGTTTTCAGGATTGGGCATTATGCCCGGTTTTTTGAAAACGCTGGAAAAATTAAATTATAAAGAGCCGACTCCTATCCAAAGGCAAGCCATGCCGGTTGCAATAGAGGGTAAGGATGTGGTTGCTATTGCCCAAACAGGCACCGGCAAGACTATTGCTTTTGGTATCCCGATGATCCAGCGATTGAGTCAAACGAAAGGGCGCGGTTTGGTAGTAGTTCCCACGCGTGAGCTTGCAATACAAGTTGACGAAGCCTTACACCAAGTTGGCGCAGATATGGGATTAAGAACGGCAGTTATTATCGGCGGCACGGCAATACGTCCTCAAATACAAGCGCTTCACAGAAATCCGCACGTTATTATAGCAACTCCAGGTCGTTTTAATGACCATTTACAGCAGAGAACCTTGCGACTTGAAAATGTTCTTATTGTTGTGCTTGATGAAGCAGACCGTATGTTGGACATGGGCTTCGAGCCCCAGATTAGAACAATTTTCAACGCGCTACCGCGTGAAAGACAAACTATGCTTTTCTCGGCGACAATACCGCATGCGATTATGAATATGGCTACGAAATATATGAAAGTTCCGATTAGAATAGAAGTTGCTCCTACAGGGACAACAGTTGAACAGGTAACTCAGGAAATTTTTATTATTTCAAAAAATTTAAAATCCCGTCTGGTAGAAAATCTTTTAAAACAATATCCCGGGCAGACGCTTATTTTTACAAGGACAAAACACGGAGCCAGCAAACTTACAAAGGTGCTTTGTAGCATTGGCCATAAAGCCGCCGAAATTCATTCTAATCGCTCCCTTTTTCAACGTCGTGCGGCGCTTCAAGGATTCAAGTCTGGAAAATATCGAATATTAGTCGCTACTGACGTTGCCTCAAGAGGCATTGACGTAATCGGCATTAAACTGGTAATAAACTATGACCTTCCGGATAACTCTGAAGATTATGTGCATCGTATTGGGCGAACAGCCCGTGCCGGCGCTGATGGACACGCTATTTCCTTTGTTACTTCAGACCAGCGGCGCGATGTACAGCGTATTGAAAGGCTGATAAGAAAAAGCCTTCCGATTTCACCGCTTCCGGCAGACCTTCCGCCGTCCAGCGCTCATAAATTCTCTTCCGATAAACAACGGGGTTCATCATCGCGTTCTCGCAACCGTTCTTATTCAGGTGGTTCCCGCTCAGGTCGTTCTTCTTCTCGCAGTTCATACTCAGGTAATTCACGTTCAAATAGTTCTCGTTCAGGGAGTTCGCACTCAAGTAGTTCTCATGCAGGCGGTTCCCGTCCCGGTCGATTCTCCCATAAACGCAAGCGCTCATCATCGCCTACCTCAGGTCGGTCAGGAAATAATAGACCAAGACGATGA
- a CDS encoding phenylalanine--tRNA ligase subunit beta, whose protein sequence is MKVPINWLKEFIEIPFSSQELAEKLLQLGIEVERIEESSTLKGIKIGKVLSVKKHPSADKLTICMVDVGEDSIKQIICGASNIKEAIKVPVILPGNTLPNGLKIEKRALRGVESEGMICSKTELELEDNSQGIWILPDKCKAGNELTDEIQTDDAVIDIKITPNRGDCLSIMGIARELAALTSQKLKLPKIVIKETKEKIKDKIEIKVEDSGLCPRYTARMAEGVHIKESPHWIRRRLILSGVRPINNIVDITNYVMLETGQPLHAFDYEKITDKKIIVRKAQKNEKILCLDGIQRALSFNVPNLCSLRSRRESRLDLGQALVIADSKKPIALAGIMGGEEAGVNKNTKNILLESANFSSTLIRKTSKSLNIASESSYRFERGVDWEGTEFAVNRVCSLIQELSGAEIVSGIVDIKKTIAKKTISFNPSEIKRVLGIEIPSYNKILQELGFETNPVRNKTPKASALHLERISNGTKKDGSCLKVQVPSWRNDIEEEIDLIEEIARINNYDLIPLSLPLGRMPSLKEDNKEKIIKKCRSILNRFSLNEVVNYSFISADLLKKSAMGMMDETIKIDNPISEEFEILRYSLIPSLLQVAQENISRGEKDIKVFELCNIHKYGKNKLPEENIRLGILLTGDWQQPNWINSGVKSSFYMLKGVIETFFKELGIKLDYNKDKHSVFGETYTFSLLKDNVKVGVIGEANSMLMDNFLLKEKTYIAEIDMELLLPFVRLKKKIEAVPKYPPVVRDVSFIVPDDISSDRIENIMSQEAKELLENIKLFDYYKGKQVPGGFKSMSYSLCFRSNKKTLTDEEINQLQDKIIKKLEELGLKLRS, encoded by the coding sequence ATGAAAGTTCCGATTAATTGGCTTAAAGAGTTTATAGAAATTCCTTTTTCTTCCCAAGAACTTGCCGAAAAATTATTACAGTTGGGGATTGAAGTAGAAAGAATTGAAGAATCTTCAACCCTTAAAGGGATAAAAATCGGCAAAGTCCTTTCTGTAAAAAAACATCCATCTGCCGATAAACTGACTATTTGTATGGTTGATGTCGGCGAAGATTCTATCAAACAGATTATTTGTGGCGCTTCCAACATAAAAGAGGCAATAAAGGTCCCTGTAATTTTGCCCGGGAACACTCTTCCAAATGGATTAAAAATAGAAAAGAGAGCACTGAGAGGAGTAGAGTCTGAGGGAATGATTTGTTCTAAAACAGAATTAGAGCTTGAAGATAATTCTCAAGGAATATGGATTTTGCCTGATAAATGCAAAGCAGGCAATGAGTTGACAGATGAAATCCAAACGGATGATGCTGTGATTGATATCAAGATAACGCCTAACAGAGGAGATTGCTTATCTATAATGGGCATTGCCAGGGAACTTGCCGCATTAACCTCTCAAAAATTAAAACTGCCTAAGATTGTAATTAAAGAAACAAAAGAAAAGATCAAAGACAAGATAGAGATTAAAGTTGAAGACTCCGGACTATGTCCCAGATATACTGCCAGAATGGCTGAGGGAGTCCACATCAAAGAATCTCCGCATTGGATAAGGCGTCGGCTTATTCTTTCCGGAGTTCGTCCCATAAATAATATAGTTGATATAACCAACTATGTAATGCTTGAAACAGGACAACCTTTACATGCTTTTGATTACGAGAAAATAACAGACAAAAAGATAATAGTAAGAAAAGCCCAAAAGAATGAAAAGATTTTATGTTTAGACGGGATACAAAGAGCTCTCTCTTTTAATGTTCCGAACCTCTGCTCGCTTCGTAGCAGGCGGGAGAGCAGGCTCGACTTAGGACAGGCTCTCGTTATAGCCGATAGCAAAAAACCTATTGCTCTTGCCGGCATAATGGGCGGGGAAGAAGCGGGAGTCAATAAAAACACAAAAAATATTCTACTTGAAAGCGCAAATTTTTCGTCGACGCTTATAAGAAAAACATCGAAATCTTTAAATATTGCAAGTGAAAGTTCTTATCGTTTTGAAAGAGGGGTGGATTGGGAAGGCACTGAGTTTGCGGTAAACCGTGTCTGTTCTCTTATACAGGAATTGTCAGGCGCAGAAATTGTTTCAGGAATTGTCGATATAAAGAAAACAATAGCGAAAAAAACGATTTCGTTTAATCCCTCTGAAATTAAACGAGTGCTTGGAATAGAGATTCCTTCCTATAATAAAATCCTTCAAGAATTAGGATTTGAGACAAATCCTGTTAGAAATAAGACGCCAAAGGCGTCTGCCTTACATTTGGAAAGGATTTCTAACGGGACAAAAAAAGACGGTAGTTGTTTGAAAGTGCAAGTCCCGAGTTGGAGAAACGACATTGAAGAAGAAATCGATTTAATAGAGGAAATAGCGCGAATAAACAATTATGACCTTATCCCATTATCTCTACCTTTGGGTAGAATGCCTTCTCTTAAAGAAGACAACAAAGAAAAAATTATTAAGAAATGCCGCAGCATATTAAACAGATTTTCCCTAAACGAAGTCGTAAATTATTCTTTTATAAGCGCTGATTTGCTTAAAAAATCCGCAATGGGCATGATGGACGAGACTATCAAAATAGATAATCCCATTTCGGAAGAATTTGAAATTTTAAGATATTCTTTAATTCCTTCGCTTCTTCAGGTAGCACAAGAAAATATCTCAAGAGGCGAGAAAGACATAAAAGTTTTTGAGCTTTGCAACATACATAAATATGGAAAAAATAAGTTACCCGAAGAAAATATCCGTTTGGGAATTTTATTGACTGGTGATTGGCAACAGCCGAATTGGATTAATAGCGGCGTAAAATCGTCTTTTTATATGTTAAAGGGTGTGATTGAAACGTTTTTTAAAGAGCTTGGAATAAAACTTGACTACAATAAAGATAAACATTCTGTTTTTGGCGAAACATATACGTTTTCACTTTTGAAAGATAATGTTAAAGTTGGAGTAATAGGGGAAGCGAATTCTATGTTAATGGACAATTTTTTGTTAAAAGAAAAAACCTATATTGCTGAGATTGATATGGAATTACTATTACCGTTTGTTCGGCTAAAGAAAAAAATAGAGGCCGTGCCTAAATATCCACCCGTTGTAAGAGATGTTTCTTTTATAGTTCCGGATGATATCTCTTCAGACCGGATTGAAAATATAATGTCGCAGGAGGCAAAAGAGCTACTGGAGAATATAAAACTGTTTGATTATTATAAAGGCAAACAAGTTCCGGGCGGTTTTAAAAGCATGTCCTATTCTTTGTGTTTCCGTTCAAATAAAAAAACATTAACTGATGAAGAAATTAACCAGTTGCAAGATAAAATCATCAAAAAATTAGAAGAATTGGGCTTGAAATTAAGAAGTTAG
- a CDS encoding diguanylate cyclase, which produces MEDKTKEQLIKEIERLRKQAEEELNATKQQIELVLRYTKTGLDIIDSNFNIRYIDSGWQKAYGDPKGKKCYEYFMERKDVCPNCGIQKALETKKPVVTEEVLVKENNRPVQVTTIPFQDQNGEWLVAEVNVDITERRKIDEKLKLYQEHLKELVEKRTYELEMVNKKFQQDVITCNRMSDELQKSEKRYRNLWDDAPVAYHTLDTQGIITNANKTEAKMLGYKLKDMIGKPIFNFILPEQREEAQRRFQEKLTGKHLSKAERRMYVKNDGSKLYVSIDDMLEYDNSDKITGIRTTMIDVTESKKMEEALRESELQYKTTINSMREAIHVVDADLRIILCNNALQKWLEDMGFKAELSGEILFDVIPFLSDKVRNEYNQVFESGEILATEEHINFIGKEWITEVRKIPIKENNKTIRVLTVIRDITKRRKTEETIRHLAYHDILTDLPNRTLFNNRLALELNRAQRNKQKVSIMLMDLDRFKKINDTLGHSLGDQLLKEVGKRLSEIVRSSDTVARMGGDEFLLLLPETPRIQDVAKIAKKILGEIKKPFFISGKELKITTSIGISVYPTHGKDAEALIKNADIAMYQAKKAGRNKFFQYKASSK; this is translated from the coding sequence ATGGAAGATAAGACAAAGGAACAACTTATAAAAGAAATCGAGCGTTTGCGCAAACAAGCGGAGGAAGAATTAAATGCAACGAAACAGCAAATTGAGCTTGTGCTCAGGTATACAAAAACAGGATTGGACATCATAGATTCTAATTTCAATATTAGATATATAGACTCGGGGTGGCAGAAGGCTTACGGTGACCCAAAAGGCAAAAAATGCTATGAATACTTTATGGAACGAAAAGATGTTTGCCCCAACTGCGGCATACAAAAAGCACTCGAAACAAAAAAACCTGTTGTAACAGAAGAGGTTCTCGTCAAGGAAAACAATCGTCCCGTCCAAGTTACAACTATACCTTTCCAAGACCAAAACGGCGAATGGCTTGTTGCGGAGGTTAATGTAGATATAACCGAGCGTAGAAAAATAGATGAAAAATTAAAACTATACCAAGAACATCTGAAGGAATTAGTTGAAAAGCGTACCTATGAATTGGAAATGGTTAATAAAAAATTTCAGCAAGATGTCATTACCTGCAATAGAATGAGCGATGAACTGCAGAAAAGTGAAAAACGCTACAGAAACCTGTGGGATGATGCGCCGGTTGCTTATCACACATTGGATACACAAGGCATTATTACGAATGCAAATAAAACCGAGGCCAAAATGCTCGGATATAAGTTAAAAGATATGATTGGAAAACCCATTTTTAATTTCATATTGCCGGAACAACGCGAAGAAGCCCAAAGAAGGTTTCAGGAAAAATTAACCGGGAAGCATCTTTCCAAGGCAGAACGCAGAATGTATGTTAAAAACGACGGCTCAAAACTTTATGTGTCAATTGACGATATGTTGGAATATGACAATAGCGATAAAATTACCGGCATTAGGACAACAATGATTGATGTAACCGAAAGCAAAAAGATGGAAGAGGCCCTGCGAGAATCGGAACTGCAATATAAAACGACAATTAATTCCATGAGAGAAGCAATTCATGTCGTTGATGCCGACCTGAGAATTATTTTATGTAATAATGCTCTGCAAAAATGGTTGGAGGACATGGGATTCAAAGCAGAACTCTCGGGGGAAATATTATTTGACGTTATTCCGTTTCTTTCCGACAAAGTCCGCAACGAATACAATCAAGTATTTGAATCCGGAGAAATACTCGCAACGGAAGAACATATCAACTTTATAGGAAAGGAATGGATTACAGAAGTTCGCAAGATACCGATCAAGGAAAACAACAAAACAATTAGAGTTCTTACAGTCATAAGAGATATTACCAAACGCAGGAAAACAGAAGAGACTATCAGACATTTGGCTTATCACGATATCCTAACAGATTTGCCCAACAGAACGCTTTTTAACAATCGTCTCGCTTTAGAATTAAACCGTGCGCAAAGAAATAAACAAAAGGTTTCCATAATGCTTATGGACCTTGACAGATTCAAGAAGATTAATGATACATTGGGACACAGTTTAGGAGACCAATTGTTGAAAGAAGTCGGGAAACGGTTGTCAGAAATTGTACGCTCAAGCGATACCGTAGCCCGAATGGGCGGAGACGAATTTCTCCTGTTGTTACCCGAAACTCCTCGCATTCAGGATGTTGCAAAGATAGCAAAAAAAATCCTGGGAGAGATTAAAAAACCTTTTTTTATAAGTGGCAAAGAGTTAAAAATTACTACCAGCATTGGAATAAGCGTTTATCCAACTCACGGCAAGGATGCAGAAGCACTCATTAAAAACGCCGATATTGCAATGTATCAGGCCAAAAAAGCAGGCAGAAATAAATTCTTCCAGTATAAAGCAAGTTCAAAATAA